The window GATGAGGATGCGGCTGCCTTTATGCTGATATGGGCAGGAATTGTGCACCGGTCTGATACCAGCAGATTTGAGCCGGGCTTTTATCATCTCTTCGGTAAAGTAATATAAGGGGCGAATCACGGTCAAGGCACCGGAAAAAAGGGGCTGGGATGGCAAAATGGTGCTTGCCGAGGAGGCAAATAAAAGGTTCAAGAGGAAGGTCTCATTGACATCCTCAAGGTGGTGACCAAGCGCAACCTTCTTGCAGCCGAGTTCAAAAGCGGTCTGGAAAAGCGCCTTGCGCCTTTCCCGGGCACAGAAGAAGCAGGAGTCGGTTTTGGTCTCCTTGAGTTTTTTCGGCACCCCAATTTTCTTTACCGTGCAATTTAGACCTAAATTTGTGCAGAGGCGCTCAACCCTTTCGCTTTTCCAGCCAGGAAAGCCGGGGTTGATATGGACAGGAAATAGTTGCCAGTTCTGGTGATGGCGGCGGTTGTATTCGTTGAGGGTGAAAAGCAGGCAGAGGCTGTCAGCGCCGCCAGAAACCCCAATCACCACCTTTTCGTTTTTCTTAATCAGTTGGTTGGGGATGAGTGCAGCACGGAGCAGTCTTTCCGCAGGCTTCATTAAATTTCAGCACTCGGGCAGAACAACCTCAGGAAACTTTTGCAGTTCTTGATAGAACAGTTGCTGGATTTCCTTGAGCCTTTCCGGTGTCTTTGCCTCAAACCGTAGGACCAGAATCGGCTGGGTGTTGGAGGCACGGATAAGACCCCAGGAGTCGCCAAAGATGACCCTTGCGCCATCAATATCAATCACCTGACACTCTTTACGGAACTGTTCCCGCAGTTTGTTGACAATATCAAACTTCAAACGGTCAGCATCCGGGCTCTGAATCTTTACCCTGATTTCCGGGGTGGCGTAATAGTATGGGACCTCGGCGGCAAGTTGAGAAAGGGTTTTGTGAGAGTCATTCAGGATGCGCAGCACCCTTAAAGAGGCAAAGATGGCATCGTCATACCCATAGTAGTCATCGGCAAAGAACATATGTCCGGACATCTCACCAGCGATGAGCGCGCCTTCCTCCTTCATCTTTGCCTTGATCAGGGAATGTCCGGTTTTCCACATCACCGGGGTCCCGCCTAAAGATTTGATATGTTCAATCAGACCCTGGGAGCATTTGACCTCAAAAACTATCTTGGCTTTGGGGTGACGGGCGATGATTTCTCGGGCAAGGATGGCAAGGAGCCGGTCACCATAAATGGTGTTGCCCTTTTCGTCAATCGTGCCAATCCGATCAGCATCACCATCATAGCCAAATCCGCAGTCGGCATTGGTCTCCTTAACAAGATTTATCGCCTCCTTGAGATACTCAGGAACGGTCGGGTCCGGGATATGGGCAGGAAATGTGCCGTCAGGTTTTAAGTTGATGAATATCGGTTTAATCGGATAGGAGCCAAAAAGGCGTTCCAAAAGGACACCGGCAGTGCCATTGCCCGGGTCAAATACAACCTTTAATGGGCGGGTAAGTTTTATCTTTTTATGACACATCTCAATATAGGGTGTTATTACATCAGCGGAATCCACCTTTCCTTTACCGATGCGGAATCTGCCGTCCTCGGCAAGCCGGCGCAGATTCTGGATTTCCTCGCCATAAATGGTGGTTTTGTTGAGCCCGACCTTGAAGCCATTTTCATCAGGTGGGTTGTGGCTGGCGGTTATCATCATCCCGGCATTGATGTTCAAGTGGAAGAATGAGAAGTAAAAGACCGGGGTGGGAACGATACCAATTTTAATCACATCAACACCGGTTGCGAGCAAGCCTGCGGTCAGTGCCTTTTCTATCCTTGGTCCTGAGAGTCTGACATCCCTGCCAACAACACACTGGTAAACACCATTTGACTGGATATAGGTGCCAAATGCCTGACCGAGCCGATAAACAACATCGTCGGTAAGGTCACGGTCAGCAACACCGCGAATGTCATATTCCCGGAATATGGCTGGATTCATCATATTTAGTTTATAGCACATAGTTCATAGTTCAAGAACTACAAAGCAAGGACAAAAATACGGGGGGCAGGACGCCCCCCGGGAGGTGCTATGAGAAGGTTATTCTCCGTAAACGTAGATGGTGTAGGTGGAGAATAAACCAAGGATGC of the candidate division WOR-3 bacterium genome contains:
- a CDS encoding tRNA 2-thiocytidine biosynthesis TtcA family protein; translated protein: MKPAERLLRAALIPNQLIKKNEKVVIGVSGGADSLCLLFTLNEYNRRHHQNWQLFPVHINPGFPGWKSERVERLCTNLGLNCTVKKIGVPKKLKETKTDSCFFCARERRKALFQTAFELGCKKVALGHHLEDVNETFLLNLLFASSASTILPSQPLFSGALTVIRPLYYFTEEMIKARLKSAGIRPVHNSCPYQHKGSRILI
- a CDS encoding phosphomannomutase/phosphoglucomutase, coding for MNPAIFREYDIRGVADRDLTDDVVYRLGQAFGTYIQSNGVYQCVVGRDVRLSGPRIEKALTAGLLATGVDVIKIGIVPTPVFYFSFFHLNINAGMMITASHNPPDENGFKVGLNKTTIYGEEIQNLRRLAEDGRFRIGKGKVDSADVITPYIEMCHKKIKLTRPLKVVFDPGNGTAGVLLERLFGSYPIKPIFINLKPDGTFPAHIPDPTVPEYLKEAINLVKETNADCGFGYDGDADRIGTIDEKGNTIYGDRLLAILAREIIARHPKAKIVFEVKCSQGLIEHIKSLGGTPVMWKTGHSLIKAKMKEEGALIAGEMSGHMFFADDYYGYDDAIFASLRVLRILNDSHKTLSQLAAEVPYYYATPEIRVKIQSPDADRLKFDIVNKLREQFRKECQVIDIDGARVIFGDSWGLIRASNTQPILVLRFEAKTPERLKEIQQLFYQELQKFPEVVLPEC